Proteins encoded in a region of the Scatophagus argus isolate fScaArg1 chromosome 1, fScaArg1.pri, whole genome shotgun sequence genome:
- the brd7 gene encoding bromodomain-containing protein 7 has translation MGKKHKKHKSEKHGYEEYGERPLKLVLKVSGNEVTTGSSSRDTFYDEQPAEYDKPKDKKKKKKKDKERSFGSPEDDRGKKKMTKKKKGQDADGDDDREQSRTPIRSELDKLEEKEQTPLQEALNQLIRQLQRKDPSAFFTFPVTDLIAPGYSSIIKRPMDFSTMKDKVKKECYQSLDELKVDFRIMCENAMIYNKPDTIYHKAARKLLHSGMKILSQERLDSLKQSIEFMSGLDPSAKQPGKSEEQGDSSLDQSKERPTTADSSESSQTPSTPRQDKDTKDEVAKAEKELEEIRKVIEESGGKLSNRVLQCDLEFARRKPDGSTTLAILNPADPSVGDAGYCPVKLGMMSNRLQSGVNTLQGFREDKRNRITQVSYINYGPFTSYAPTYDSSFANISKEDSDLIYSFYGDESSLQGSDSLSEFLAKSDEYMYKMADSLLDAVTNGEHSKSLNETELQVEEATNTHENKTDMEVAEPEASSCNRLDFLPFAAGLQISKELTGEALHFQQKLDVTTKLLLDLQEAQKERLSAKQPPNMICLLAPTAKELELAEKVTENLAEMTGQVTPCDVSSVYGIRKAMGIAVPLEPPEPFIDLTTVQEMAEPMETLSCCHDTVPVITV, from the exons atggGCAAGAAGCACAAAAAGCACAAGTCCGAAAAACACGGATATGAAG AGTACGGAGAGAGACCACTGAAGCTGGTGCTGAAAGTCTCCGGAAACGAAGTGACGACGGGAAGCTCGAGTCGGGACACTTTTTACGACGAACAGCCGGCGGAATACGACAAACcaaaggacaagaagaagaaaaagaagaaggataAGGAAAGGAGTTTCGGGTCACCAGAAGATgatagaggaaagaaaaag atgacaaagaaaaagaaaggacaggATGCGGATGGAGATGATgacagagaacagagcagaactCCTATTCGCTCAGAGCTGGATAAATTGGAAG AAAAGGAACAGACTCCTCTACAGGAAGCCTTGAACCAGCTCATCAGGCAGCTCCAAAG gAAAGATCCCAGTGCGTTCTTCACATTTCCGGTGACAGACCTTATTGCTCCTGGTTACTCCTCGATAATCAAACGACCTATGGACTTCAGTACAATGaaagacaaagtaaagaaagaGTGCTACCAGTCACTGGATGAACTCAAG GTGGATTTCAGGATTATGTGTGAGAACGCCATGATTTACAACAAACCTGACACGATTTACCACAAAGCAGCTCGCAAACTCTTACACTCTGGAATGAAGATCTTGAGCCAG GAGCGTCTGGATAGCCTGAAGCAGAGCATAGAGTTCATGTCTGGCCTCGACCCTTCTGCCAAACAGCCAGGGAAGTCTGAGGAACAGGGGGACAGCAGCCTGGACCAGAGCAAAGAGAGACCCACGACGGCAGACAGCAGTGAAAGCTCCCAGACACCCAGCACTCCCAG acAAGACAAGGACACCAAGGACGAAGTGGCgaaggcagagaaagagctTGAGGAAATCCGCAAGGTTATCGAAGAGTCTGGAGGAAAGCTGTCCAACCGAGTGCTGCAGTGTGAT TTGGAGTTTGCAAGGCGGAAGCCTGATGGCTCCACCACTCTGGCAATCCTCAACCCAGCAGATCCATCAGTGGGAG ATGCTGGTTACTGTCCTGTCAAGCTGGGCATGATGTCCAATCGGCTGCAGAGTGGGGTGAACACCCTGCAGGGCTTCAGGGAGGACAAGAGGAACAGGATCACTCAAG TGTCCTACATCAACTACGGGCCGTTCACCTCCTATGCACCCACCTACGACTCCAGCTTCGCCAACATCAGCAAGGAGGACTCTGACCTTATCTACTCTTTCTATGGCGACGAGTCCAGCCTGCAGGGCTCAGACAG ctTGTCAGAGTTCCTGGCCAAATCAGATGAGTACATGTACAAAATGGCAGACAGTCTCCTGGATGCAGTGACGAATGGAGAGCATTCAAAATCCCTGAACGAGACAGAGCTA caggtggaggaggcgACTAATACACATGAGAACAAGACTGACATGGAG GTAGCTGAACCCGAGGCATCCAGCTGCAACAGGCTTGACTTCCTGCCATTCGCTGCAGGCCTGCAGATCTCCAAGGAGCTAACTGGGG aGGCCCTGCATTTCCAGCAAAAATTGGATGTGACTACAAAGCTCCTGCTTGACTTGCAGGAAGCGCAGAAGGAGCGTCTGAGCGCCAAGCAGCCACCTAACATGATTTGCTTGCTGGCCCCGACTGCGAAGGAGCTGGAGCTGG ctgaGAAGGTGACTGAGAACTTGGCCGAGATGACTGGTCAAGTGACCCCATGTGACGTCAGCAGCGTGTACGGGATCAGGAAGGCCATGGGCATTGCTGTACCTCTAGAGCCACCTGAGCCCTTCATTGACCTCACCACAG TGCAAGAGATGGCTGAGCCGATGGAAACCTTGTCCTGTTGTCACGATACGGTTCCAGTCATCACCGTGTAA